The following are encoded together in the Anaerostipes caccae L1-92 genome:
- a CDS encoding N-acetylglucosaminidase — MKKRIIAVFTILFAFTSILSVFPKSDISAASLKIRYGGKTRYYTGKQLNFTYAKKGISTKTPGIQMKSINMIPYYSILVKNGPKIKRSYSKKTGKLVLKYKNKTLTFYKNKKTCYVNGKKKTLSAAPVSVKYYTTKKYNILLPANFTIKNLGLDYSYISSAKRIHINKPGNSYLYTKNTATNYNKKTSDYIKAQTVKTYDKKKINYNNYVPTSTDPTHGYQYLRLNTYRTVNSSKYNSLLNSKVKSKSVLKNKGSVLNSAAKTYKIDPVYFLCQTILETGYGTSTLSQGKSITKVITGKSVVKDKKGNVTGFQKVNGKYQTKKISSKKVYNLYGIKAYDSDPQLCGFSYAYYQGWTSVDKAIKGAAKYVSQEYINNSTYKQNTLYKFRYNPNTKYIWHQYATDPGYAQKIGKLMYSQFRSAYATGNTLTFDRPKFK, encoded by the coding sequence ATGAAGAAACGAATCATTGCAGTATTTACGATATTATTTGCCTTTACATCGATTTTATCCGTTTTCCCAAAATCGGATATCTCGGCTGCGTCCTTAAAGATCAGATACGGAGGCAAGACAAGATACTATACGGGAAAACAGCTAAACTTTACATACGCTAAAAAAGGGATTTCCACAAAAACACCAGGCATTCAGATGAAGAGTATTAACATGATCCCTTATTACAGTATTCTCGTAAAGAACGGGCCCAAAATCAAGCGCAGTTACAGCAAAAAAACAGGCAAACTTGTACTCAAGTACAAGAACAAAACGCTGACTTTCTATAAGAATAAGAAAACCTGCTATGTGAACGGCAAGAAGAAAACATTATCCGCTGCACCCGTCTCAGTCAAGTACTACACGACCAAAAAATATAATATTCTGCTTCCGGCTAATTTTACGATCAAGAATTTAGGACTGGACTATTCCTATATCTCTTCAGCAAAGAGAATCCACATCAACAAGCCGGGAAACAGCTACTTATATACAAAAAACACAGCGACTAATTATAATAAGAAGACATCCGATTATATCAAGGCACAGACGGTAAAAACCTACGACAAAAAGAAGATCAATTACAACAATTATGTTCCAACCAGCACTGATCCGACTCACGGCTACCAGTATTTGCGTTTGAATACATACCGCACCGTCAACAGCTCAAAGTATAACAGTCTCTTAAACAGTAAGGTAAAATCCAAAAGTGTGCTGAAAAACAAAGGTTCTGTTCTCAATAGCGCTGCTAAAACTTATAAGATCGATCCTGTTTATTTCCTCTGCCAGACGATTTTGGAGACCGGTTATGGTACAAGCACTCTCTCACAGGGCAAATCGATTACCAAGGTTATCACAGGAAAGTCTGTTGTGAAAGACAAAAAAGGCAATGTCACAGGGTTTCAAAAAGTAAACGGCAAATATCAGACAAAGAAGATTTCATCTAAAAAGGTATACAATTTATACGGCATCAAGGCCTATGATTCTGACCCACAGCTTTGCGGATTCAGCTACGCATACTATCAGGGCTGGACAAGTGTGGACAAAGCCATCAAAGGCGCTGCAAAATATGTCAGCCAGGAATATATTAATAACAGTACCTACAAACAAAATACCCTGTACAAATTCCGCTACAATCCAAATACCAAATACATCTGGCACCAGTATGCCACAGATCCGGGATATGCCCAGAAGATCGGA